A genomic region of Ovis aries strain OAR_USU_Benz2616 breed Rambouillet chromosome 20, ARS-UI_Ramb_v3.0, whole genome shotgun sequence contains the following coding sequences:
- the LOC101114063 gene encoding nucleolin-like, with protein MVKLAKAGKNQGDSKKMAPPPKEVEEDSEDEEMSEDEDDESSGEEVAIPQNKGKKATTTPAKKMVVSPTKKVAVATPAKKAVVASGKKAAAMPAKKTVTPAKAVVTPGRKGATPGKALVATSGKKGAATPGKGAKNGKNAKKEDRDEEDEGDGEEEDDDEEEDEPAVRKAAAAFGAAPATDDEDDEDDDDDEEEEEEEEDDDEDDSEEEPMEIVPAKGKKAPVKAAPVKAKSTAEDEDEEEEEEDDDDEEEEDDEEEEEEEEEEEEEPVKEAPGKRKKEMAKQKAAPEAKKQKVEGTEPTTSFNLFIGNLNFSKSAPELKTGISDIFAKNDLAVVDVRIGVSRKFGYVDFESAEDLEKALELTGLKVFGNEIKLEKPKGKDSKKDRDARTLLAKNLPYKVTQDELKEVFEDAVEIRLVSKDGKSKGIAYIEFKTEADAEKTLEEKQGTEIDGRSISLYYTGEKGQSQDHRGGKNSTWSGESKTLVLSNLSYSATEETLQEVFEKATHIKVPQNQNGKSKGYAFIEFASFEDAKEALNSCNKREIEGRAIRLELQGPRGSPNARSQPSKTLFVKGLSEDTTEETLKESFDGSIRARIVTDRETGSSKGFGFVDFNSEEDAKAAKEAMEDGEIDGNKVTLDWAKPKGEGGFGGRGGGRGGRGGFGGRGRGGFGGRGGFRGGRGGGGDHKPQGKKTKFE; from the coding sequence ATGGTAAAGCTCGCAAAGGCCGGTAAAAATCAAGGTGACTCCAAGAAAATGGCTCCTCCCCCAAAGGAGGTAGAAGAAGATAGTGAAGATGAGGAAATGTCAGAAGATGAAGACGATGAGAGCAGTGGAGAAGAGGTTGCTATCCCTCAGAACAAAGGCAAGAAGGCTACCACAACTCCAGCAAAGAAGATGGTGGTTTCCCCAACAAAAAAGGTTGCAGTTGCCACACCAGCAAAGAAAGCAGTTGTCGCCTCTGGCAAAAAGGCAGCAGCTATGCCAGCCAAGAAGACAGTTACACCTGCCAAAGCAGTGGTAACACCTGGCAGAAAGGGAGCCACCCCAGGCAAAGCATTGGTAGCAACCTCTGGTAAGAAGGGAGCAGccaccccaggcaagggagcaaAGAACGGCAAGAATGCCAAGAAGGAAGACAGGGACGAAGAAGATGAAGGTGACGGTGAGGAGGAAGACGACGATGAAGAGGAGGATGAGCCAGCAGTGAGGAAGGCAGCTGCTGCTTTTGGTGCTGCTCCTGCCACAGATGATGAGGATGATGAGGATGACGATGacgatgaggaggaggaggaggaggaggaggacgacgACGAAGATGACTCTGAAGAAGAACCTATGGAGATTGTACCAGCGAAAGGAAAGAAAGCTCCAGTAAAAGCTGCTCCTGTGAAAGCTAAGAGCACTGCTGAAGAtgaagatgaagaggaggaggaagaggatgacGATGACGAAGAGGAGGAGGAcgatgaggaggaagaggaggaggaggaggaagaggaagaagagcctGTCAAAGAAGCACCTGGAAAacgaaagaaggaaatggccaaaCAAAAAGCAGCTCCTGAAGCCAAGAAACAAAAAGTGGAAGGCACAGAACCAACTACATCTTTCAATCTCTTTATTGGAAACCTGAACTTCAGTAAATCTGCTCCTGAATTGAAAACGGGTATCAGTGATATTTTTGCCAAAAATGATCTTGCTGTTGTCGATGTCAGAATTGGTGTGTCTAGGAAGTTTGGCTATGTGGATTTTGAATCTGCTGAAGACCTGGAAAAAGCCTTGGAACTCACTGGTTTAAAAGTCTTTGGCaatgaaattaaactagaaaaaccaaagggaaaagaCAGTAAGAAAGATCGAGATGCAAGAACACTTTTGGCTAAAAATCTGCCTTACAAAGTTACTCAGGATGAATTAAAAGAAGTGTTTGAAGATGCTGTGGAGATCAGATTAGTCAGCAAGGATGGAAAGAGTAAAGGGATTGCTTATATTGAATTTAAGACAGAAGCTGATGCAGAAaaaaccttggaagaaaagcagggaACAGAGATAGATGGGCGATCCATTTCTCTGTACTACACCGGAGAGAAAGGCCAAAGTCAAGACCATAGAGGTGGAAAGAATAGCACTTGGAGTGGTGAATCAAAAACCCTGGTTTTAAGCAACCTCTCCTATAGTGCAACAGAAGAAACACTTCAGGAAGTATTTGAGAAGGCAACTCATATCAAGGTGCCCCAGAACCAAAATGGCAAATCTAAAGGGTATGCATTTATAGAATTTGCTTCATTTGAAGATGCTAAAGAAGCTTTAAATTCATGTAATAAAAGGGAAATTGAGGGCAGAGCCATCAGACTGGAGTTGCAAGGACCCAGGGGATCACCTAATGCAAGAAGCCAGCCATCCAAGACTCTCTTTGTCAAAGGTCTCTCTGAGGATACCACAGAAGAGACGTTAAAGGAGTCCTTTGATGGCTCTATTCGAGCAAGGATAGTCACTGACCGGGAGACTGGATCCTCCAAAGGGTTTGGTTTTGTAGACTTTAACAGCGAGGAAGATGCCAAAGCTGCCAAGGAGGCCATGGAAGATGGTGAAATCGATGGAAACAAAGTCACTTTGGACTGGGCCAAACCTAAGGGTGAAGGTGGCTTTGGTGGCCGAGGTGGTGGCAGAGGTGGCCGAGGTGGCTTTGGTGGCAGAGGCCGGGGAGGCTTTGGAGGGCGAGGAGGCTTccgaggaggcagaggaggaggaggagaccacAAGCCACAAGGAAAGAAGACGAAGTTTGAGTAG